The genomic segment CTCACCGAAGCAGTCCGCCGTGTCCATGGCAGGGTGCTTCGTCACCGAGGACAGCCAGTCCGTGCCCTTGACGAACCGGGTACTCAGCCCCGGCCAGAGGGTCTTGGCGCACAGCTTGTCCGCGACGCGATAGCCGACCGTGCCGGGTGTGCCGGGCAGCCCGAACGCGTAGAGCCCCGAACCCCACACGATCGACGCCGCCACGACGCCTCCCAGCCCGCCCCGCATCCAGGCCTTGACCCGGCGTGTGCCGGGCGCCGACGGGGCTTCGTCGCCCGCGGCGTCCGGACCCGGCGCCGGCGCCGGCGCCTCAGGGAAGCCCTCGATGACCTCGGGCTCACCGATCGCGTTCCGCTGGGGGCTGTCCATGGCCGTGAACCTATGCTGATCAGCGGATTCCCAGGATGGATCGCCGATAACGATGTGATGTCCTCGCGGGTCGGCGATCTCCCCCTGCCTGCTGGTCGCCATCGCCGTCCGGGCCGTGCGAACCGGAGAAGACCGAACGAAGGAGACGGTGGCCGCGCCGCAACTGAAGTGACTGAAGTGACTGAAGTGGCTACAGAGGCGATGGATTGGCGGGCGGGCGGGGACGGTTTCGAGGGCAGGCCCGTGACTGCACGGAGGATGGATGCTAGAAAGGCCAGATGAAAGACCGCTTTGTCCGAGTTGGTCACATATCGCCACTGTGGTCACTGGCACGAAGGAACATACGAAGCGTCGCGGGGCAGATATTCCTCCTGCAGGTGGCGCTGGTGGTGCTGCTCGTGGCATTCGCCGTCTTCGCCCTCGTCCTTCAGTCGCAGCGGCACACCAACGCCGAGGCCAAACGACGATCCATAGCCGTCGCGCAGACTTTCGCGCATTCCCCGGGCGTGCTGTCCGCACTGGAGGCCCCCGAGCCCGCGAAGGTCCTGCAGCCGCTGACCGAAGCGGGACGCAAGTCCGCGGGCGTCGACTTCGTCGTGGTGATGGACACGAAAGGGATCCGCTACACCCATCCCCTGCCGGACCGGATCGGCAAGCGGTTCGTAGGAGAGATCGAGCCGTCGCTGGCGGGGAAGGTCTATACCGAAAGCGTGCAGGGCCCCCTCGGCGACGAGGTGCAGGCGACCGTGCCCATCCGGGACACGAGGGGCCAGGTGGTGGCCCTCGTTTCCGCCGGGCTGAAGGTCAAGAACGTGACCAGTCTGGTGGACCGGCAGATACCGATCATCCTGACCGCCGGGGCGGGCGCACTCGGAGTGGCCACCGCCGCCACCGTGCTGGTGGGCAGGCGGCTGCGACGGCAGACTCACAGCCTGGCCCCGAACGAGATGTCCCGCATGTATGAGCACCACGACGCGGTACTGCACTCCGTACGTGAAGGGGTGCTCATCGTCAGCGGTGAGGGGCGACTGCTGCTGGCGAACGACGAGGCCAGGCGCCTCCTGGAGCTGGCCCCGGACGCGGAGGGGAAGCAGGTGTCCCGGATGCCGGCCCTCGAACCCGAGATGGCGTCGTTGCTCAGCTCCGGCCGCGAGGCCACGGACGAGGTGCACCTGGCCGGGCCGCGGCTGCTGGTGGTCAACCAGAGGCCCACGGATCGCGGCGGAGGTCCCCGGGGCACCGTCGTGACGCTGCGCGACTCCACGGAGCTGCGGGCCGTGTCCGGCCGGGCCGAGATCACCGGTGAGCGGCTGAAGCTCCTCTACGACGCCGGACTGGGCATCGGCACCACCCTGGACGTGATCCAGACGGCCGACGAACTCGCCCGGATCGCCGTCCCCCGCTTCGCCGACTTCGTCACCGTGGACCTGGCCGACGCCGTACTGCACGGCGAGGAACCGGCGGCCACGGCCAAGGGAATGCGACGGGTTGCCGTATGCGGTATCCGCGACGACCAACCGCTCTACGAGAAGGGCCGGCTGATCGACTTCCTGCCCTCCACGCCCCAGGCGCGCGGCTACGGCTCCGGCCGCTCGGAACTGGTGGCCGACCTGTCCACCGCGACGGGCTGGCATCTGCAGGACCCGGAGCGCACGGAGCAGATCGTGGACTTCGGCATCCACTCGCTCATCGCCGCTCCGATCCAGGCCCGCGGTGTCGTGCTGGGCATGGTCAACTTCTGGCGCTCCAAGGAGCACGATCCCTTCGACCAGGAGGAGCTCTCGCTGGCGGAGGAGCTGGTGGCCCGTGCCGCGGTCAGCATCGACAACGCCCGCCGCTACACGCGTGAGCACGCCCTGGCGGTCACCCTCCAGCGCAGCCTGCTGCCGCGGGCCCTGCCCGAGCAGAGCGCCCTCGACGTCGGCTACCGGTACCTCCCGGCGCAGTCGGGTGTGAGCGGGGACTGGTTCGACGTGATTCCCCTGCCGGGCAGCCGCGTGGCGCTGGTCGTCGGTGACGTGGTCGGCCACGGCCTGCACGCCGCTGCGACCATGGGGCGGCTGCGCACCGCGGTGCACAACTTCTCCACGCTCGATCTGCCCCCCGACGAGCTGCTGAGTCATCTGGACGAGCTGGTCGGGCGTATCGACCAGGACGAGGCGTGCACGGACAGCCCCGCCGCCGTCGTGGGTGCCACCTGCCTGTACGCGATCTACGACCCCGCGACGTGCCGCTGCACCATGGCGAGCGCGGGGCACCTGGCTCCCGCGCTGGTCCAGCCTGACGGGAAGGTCATCTTTCCCGACCTGCCGCCGGGTCCGCCCCTGGGCCTCGGCGGCATGCCCTTCCAGACCGCCGAGCTGGACATCGCCGAAGGCTCCCAGCTCGTCCTGTACACCGACGGCCTCATCGAGGACCGGACCCGTGACCTCGACGAGGGAATGGAACTCCTGCGCAAAGCCCTGACGGATCACACGGATCGCGCGCCGGAGGAGAGCTGCCAGGCGGTGCTGGATGCGCTGTTGCCCGAACGCCCCACGGATGACGTGGCGTTGCTCATCGCCCGTACCCATGCGCTGCCACCGGATCGGATCGCCGAGTGGGACGTGCCCCCCGATCCGGCCGCCGTCGCCGGGGTGCGCGCCGCGGCGACCGGCAAGCTCGACGAGTGGGGGCTGTCCGAACTGGGCTTCAGCATGGAACTGGTGCTGAGCGAGCTCGTCACCAACGCCGTCCGCTACGGCGGCGAGCCGATCCACCTCAGACTGATCTACGACCGCTCGCTGATCTGCGAGGTGGCTGACGGCAGCAGCACCTCGCCCCACTTGCGGTATGCCGCGACGACCGACGAAGGCGGCCGTGGCCTGTTCCTGGTGTCGCAGCTGACCGAGCGCTGGGGAACCCGGTACACGCCTCAGGGCAAGGTGATCTGGGCCGAGCAGGCACTACCGAACGCCTGAGACGCCCTTCGTTTCCCGAACCGCGATCCGAGTGCACGTCCCGATCGCGCCCGGTTCGGCTACGGCGCCGACGACGTCGTACGGCCCGTCGTCTGCTGCTGACCGGTCCGGCTGTCTGCTGCTGGCCGTTCCGGCCGTCGGCTGCTGACCGGACCCGCCCCCCTCACAGCGCTCGCCCAGCGCTCGCTGCGGGACCCCACGACGCTCGCCCAGCGCTCGCCCTGACGCTTCACGACCCCCGGTTGCGTCCGCGAGCGAGGTGTACGGGCTCCGGCGTGACGTCGTGACCTCGTGCCCTGGTGACCTCGTGACCTGGTACGGGCAGCGGTGTCCGGGCTCGGTGGACGCGCTCTGGCTCCCCGCGACTCCAAGCCGACAGGCTCCCTTCGTCGCCGAGGCGGTCGAGGATCTGCCGGATGAAGTCCGCGCGCCCGACCGGGACTTGGGAGCACCGGCCGGGAAGTCGGGTGGCTCTCTCCGGGGATGCTGCCGCTTTCGACGCGCGCGTTCCTTCCAGCGGGGCACATGGATGTCCCGCCGGTCGGGGCCGTCACCCCCGGCTCGCGACTGCTCAGGGGGTGAGCTGCTGGTGTCCTATGACGGAGAGCAGTTCCAGCTTTCCCTGGCTTTCCGTGCCGGGGCGGGCGGTCATGACCACCAGGGTCTGGGCGCGGTTCTCGGTGAACAGGACCTGGGCGTCGACGTCGATACGGCCGAGGTCGGGGTCGGGGATCGTCTTGCTGTCGCCGTAGCGCTGGGCGACTTCCCGGAGTTCCCACAGGCCGGCGAACTCGGGGCTGTGTTCCTGGAGTTCGGCGACGATCCGGGCTGCCCGGGGGTCCGAGCTGCCGGCTGTGAGCGCGGCTCGCAGGCGGGCTGCCTGGGCGCGGCTGTGGCGGGGGTGGTCCTCCTCGGGGTACACCAGCCGCTCGGCGGGGTCGGTGAACCAGCGGTAGTAGGCGCTGCGGGCCAGGCCGGTGTGACGCATCTGGTCGCCGAGCAGCGCGATGGCGATCGGGTTCATCGCGAGGGTGTCGGCCATGTCGGACAGCACCAGGGCCGGGGTGTCGTCGTTCAGGCGCTCCAGGACCCGCATGAGGGCCGGGCTGACGTGCTCGGAGCGCTGGAAGCGGGCCGGCGCGTTGTGGCCGATGAGGGCGAAGAGGTGGTCGCGTTCGTCCGGTGTCAGGCGCAGGGCCCGGGCGAGGGAGGTGGTGATCTGGAGGGACGGTTGCGGGGCGCGCCGCTGTTCCAGGCGGGCGTAGTAGTCGGTGGACATGCCGGCGAGCTGGGCGACCTCCTCGCGGCGCAGCCCCCGGGTACGCCGGCGCGGGCCCTCGACCAGCCCGACATCGCGTGGGCGCAGCGCCTCGCGCCGCCGACGCAGGAACTCCGCCAGCTCTTTCCTGTCCATGCCCTTCATGGTCGCCGCTTTCCGTAGTCCCAGCCAGGGACCGCCGATCCATGGATAAACCCTCCTCTCCCGCCTGCGCGCCGCCGCTCCTACGGTCGAGGCCGCGGGCGGGGCGTTCACCGGCCCGCGGCCAGCGAAGGAGAGAAGACCCCCATGAAGATGACCGGCAACACCATCCTGATCACCGGCGGAACCTCGGGTATCGGGCTGGGCCTGGCCCTGCGCCTGCACGAGGCCGGCAACAAGGTGATCGTCGCGGGCCGGCGCAAGGAACTGCTCGACGAGATCACCGCCGGGAACCCGGGCATCGAGGCGCTCTTCCTCGATGTCGCGGACCCCGCGTCGATCGCCCACGCCGCCGAGACGGTGGCGGCGAGCCATCCGGAGCTGAACGTGCTCGTCAACAACGCGGGCATCATGCTGCCGGAGAACCTCCTCGACCCGGCCTCCCTTCCGGTCGCCGAGGATCACGTCACGGTCAACCTGCTCGGCACGATCCGGATGACGTACGCCTTCCTGCCGCTCCTGGTGGGCAAGGCCGACGCGGCCGTCCTGAACGTCACGTCCGCGCTGGCCTGGGTACCGCTGCCGATCACCCCGACCTACAACGCGACCAAGGCCGCACTGCACTCCTTCTCCGAGAGCCTGCGCGTCCAGCTCGCGGGCGCCGACGCCGGCGTCCAGGTGATCGAGGTGGCCCCGCCGGCCGTGCGCACGACCCTGCTGGGCCAGCAGGACAGCGAGACGTCCATGCCGCTGGACGACTTCCTCTCCGAGACCCTGACTCTCCTGCGCGAGAAGCCCGACGCCAAGGAGAACATCGTCGAGCAGGCCAGGTTCGTACGCGACGCGGAGGCCAACGGCACGTACGACGACGTCCTGGCCATGCTCAGCAAGATCGGCTGAGCCGGTCTCCGGCAGCCGCACTCCGGCCGCTACGGCGATGGCGGACGCCACCCGTCCGCCCGGCCGACCACATCGTGCTGGTCCGGCGACGCCCCACGGTCATTGACGGCGGAGCGGCCCTGTCCGCGGCCGGGGTGTCGTCCGGTTTCGAGCAGGTCTACGCCGCGCCCGCGCCCCGTGGCGAGACGGTCGTCGTCACGGTGGCGGTGGCGGCCGCGCACGGCTGGCGGAAGGCCCAGGTCGCCCCACTCACCCTCGAGGACGGCCGTACGCGGAAGTTGCGTGTGACGGCCGTGGTGGACGACTCGATGCCGTATCAGGTGCTCCTCCCACGCGACCTGGTACGCGATCACGACCCGTCCGCACTGGCGGACGTCGCCTACCGCACAACCCACGCCCCCACGCGCCTCCCGGCCGGGCTCGGCGCCGACGAGATCTCCGTGGAGGCGTACGCGGCCTCGGACGACGCCGAGAGGACCGGCTTGTGTGGGTCTTCACCCTGATGCTCGTCGCCGTATCGGCGGGCTACACGGCGATCGCCGTCGCCTCCACCTTGCTGACGGCCACCGCGGGCCGGGTGCGCGACTTCCGCGTACTGCGCCTGTCCGGTGCGACGCCCCGCCAGGTGCTGCTGGGCCCTCACCGCCGAAACGTGCTGTGTCGTCACCCTGGGCGCGGCCCTGGGCCTGGCGGGTGGCAGCCCCGGCCCTGTTCGGTACGGTCCACGGCCTTCGCGAGGAGCTGGGCCTGCCAGTGGAGTTGTCGCCGGCCCGGCCCTGGCTCACGGGCGTGGTGACAGGCCTACTGCTGCTCGGCACGGCGGCCACCGTCCTCCCGGCCCGCGTCGCCCTGCGGCGTATGCGGCGGGCGTGAACTACGTGAGCAACCGTCCGCAGGGCCCGCAGGAAGCTGCGGCCCTGCCCGATGAGGACATCGGCGACCCAGACGATCAGCGTGCCGGCCCGAATCTGGCACGCGAGCGCTGATCACGGCGGACAGCGAAAGGCCCGGCTCGATGACCTGGGCCTTGGTCGTTGCACGGGACCGCGGAGCGGGCGGGGGACGCGGTGCTGTTGTCGCTTCCGCGAGCGAGGTGTACGGGCTCCGGTGGCTCCGGCGTGACCTCGTGCCCTGGTACGCGCAGCGGTGTCCGGGCTCGGTGGATGCGCTCCGGCTCCCCCGCGCGTCCAGCCCGGAGTGCTTCTAGGGTTGAAGGACAGCGTGGCGCCCGTGGATGCCCGTTCTGTCCGCCTCCGCCGCACCCCATCTCCATGCCGTCAACGGCTGAAGGAGGTCACTCGGCATGTCCACAGCATCCGACACCCCTGTGCTGGACACCCTCGCCGCCATGACCGTCGACTCTCTCGAGCGCTGCGGTCTGCCCCCGGACACCCTCATCCTCACGCGCATTGCCGCGCTCGCTGCCTCGGACGCGCCCCCCATCTCCTACCTCGCCCACATCGACCCCGCCCTCCGGGCCGACCTGACCGCCGCCCAGCTGCAGGATGTCCTGGTGGCCGTCGCCCCCATCGTGGGCACAGCACGTGTGATGACGGCGGCGGGCAACATCGCCGAGGCGATGGGCATCGCGATCGCGGTCGCCGACGCCGAGGCCGAGGCCAAGGGCTGAGAAGAGACACACACCACAGCGGCCACCGTGCGTCCGAGGTCCCGACGCTCTGGCCCTCGGCCGCTGAGCGGTCCCGGCGCGTTCTGTGAGAGATTTCCGCCGAGCCTGCGTCAGGCGAGGGTGGCGGCCCGCGTCGTCATACCGGAGAGGGCGGAGCATCACCTCGGTGCCGCCGGGTCCGTCCGTGTCCACCGCGGTGCACTCGCTGAAGTCCTGTCTCCTCGGCAGGAGTTGGGCAACCAATAGTGCTGCGGCGTCCGCGCCGGAGCCGGGGAGCCTGCCACGGCCGCCGGGAACTCGTGCCCTCCACGTGCCCCCTCTTCATGCGCCCGGAGGGCGGATCCTGCGGGAAAATCCCCGCCCATGCACAAGCCCCAGGCCATTGACCTGGGGCTTCTGGAAGCGCGGGTGACGAGAATGTTCCCCGCTCGATTGCGGGCCTCGGCCTCGTCTGAACGGCCGTGAACGGCCGTGAACGGCGCTGAATGAGACGGAAAGTGAGACGCGAGCGCGGCCCCTCAGCCTCAAGGCCTCAGCCGGTTCTCCTGAGGGGCGAAGTAGACCGGTCCCATGGAGTGTGCGAGGGCCGCCGCACAGGTTGAGGCCTCCGGTTCGGGCCGCCTGGAACCACCAACTCGGTCGGCTCGCCCACGAGAACCGCACCCAGCCGCCCGGTTGACCAACCGCGTCTGTGCGGTGCCTGGCGAGGGTTCGGTTGTCGGCGACACCGCCCATTCGAGGGTATGGCCAATAGCCGGAAGCGTAATCAAAGTATTTACTTAGCATTGTGCGCTGTTTGAATGATCGGCATTTTTCCTCTGCCCCGCTTAAGGCTGATGAGCGCATATCGCTGCGTAATATGCAGCGACATAAACGGCAACAAGGCTCGCCGAATGTTCGGTAGGTCCGGTTCGCGCGGCCCCCACAGGAAATGGCCTTTCGATGAAGCTGAAAATCCCTCGAGCGGCTGACCGCCGTTCTTTGTCCGGAGTTGTGACCTCGGCCCTTGCCGCGACGGTTGCCGCCGTGTTGGTCGCCCTGATGCCGACTCAGGCGCTGGCCATCGCTACGCCTGTGCCTCTGGCCACGGCCGCGAGCTTCTCCGTTCTGGCAGGTCAGGGAGTCACCAATACCGGCCCCTCGCTGATCAGCCACGACCTTGGGACGCACCCGAATCCGTCCATCACCGGATTCCCGCCCGGCCAGGTACTCGGCGCCGTGCACGCGGCGGACGCTGTCGCGCTTCAGGCCAAGTCCGACCTGGTCACGGCGTACAACAACGCGGCCGGCCAGGCCACGGACTTCGCGCTCGCGTCGGCAATCGGCAGCGGACAGACTCTGCTTCCGGGCGTCCACACCGCTGTCTTCGGTGTCGGACTCACCGGTGACCTGATCCTGGACGCCGCGGGGAACCCGAACGCCGTCTGGGTGTTCCAGATCCCTGAAGCTCTGACGACTGCCTCCTCCAGCCGAGTGCTCCTCACCAACGGGGCTTCGCCGTGCAACGTCTACTGGCAGATCGGGAGTTCGGCCACGCTCGGCACCAACTCCACATTCGTGGGCACCCTCATGGCTCTGACCTCGATCAGCGTGACGACAGGGACGAACATCGAGGGGCGGGCGCTGGCCCGTAACGGCGCCGTGACGCTCGACAACAACAGGATCTTCCTCGGCGGCTGCGCTACCTCCACCACTGGTGGAACTACCACGGGCACCACGACCGGAACGACCACCGGCACCACGACCGGAACGACCACCGGCACCACGACCGGAACGATCGCAGGCGCCACGACCGGCGGGCTGCTCAGCGGCGGCCTCGTCACCGGTGGCGTCCTGGGCGGGCCGATCCTCTCGCCCGGTGCCTCTTCGGGCAACGTCGCCGGCACCACGTCCGGGAACACCGAAGGCAACACCGCTGGTAACACTGCGGGCAACACAGCCGGGAACACCACCTCCGGGAACACCTCGGGCAACACGGCCGGGAACACCTCCGGCGGTGACGGCGGCGGCGGGCACGACAACGCGCCGGGCCGGCCGGACCACGACAACGCGCCAGGCCGGCCGGACCACGGTGGCAGGCCTGGAGGACCGGACCACGGTGGCAGGCCTGGAGGACCGGACCACGGTGGCAAGCCCGGAGGGCCGGACCACGGTGGCAAGCCCGACCACGGCAAGCCCGACCACGGCAAGCCCGACCACGGCAAGCAGTCCGCCGAGAACTACGGCTACGACGAGATTCCCAAGGGCTACGAGGGCGACGACCACTCCAAGGGCTACGAGAGCTAGGCACCGTACTGCGGTCAGTCCGCTCACCTGATGACGGCGCGCGGCGGAATTCCTATCGAATCCGCTGTGCGCCGTCGGTGGCAGTCAGCGATAAAGCCAGGTGCGAGCAGCCGTTAGAGAAAGACAGGTAGGCGGTGTCGAGTGGAATCGACTCAGCGGACGTGGAGGAAATCCAACAGTCCCACTCCGGTCCGGCCACGCAGGAAATTCCTGACGCCACGGCCGCGCCGCACAAGGAGCCGAGGGGTGGTGCCCGTGCGCTGAAATCAGGACTGCGCGCCGCCCTGGTCCTGTGCCTGGCGGCGAGTGTCGTCCACGTGCTTCTCGTGTTCCTTCACGTGGCACCGGCCAACACCGTCTCCAAGCGATACAGCCCACTGATCAATGCATGGGTGTACCCCTTCTTCGAACAGAACTGGCGGCTCTTCGCCCCGGACCCCGAATCCGTCAACCGGCAGATTCTGGCCAGAACCGCACGCGCCGGCTCCGACGGATCGGTTCAAGTGGGCCCCTGGTTCGACCTGACGGCCGTGGATGGTTCCGCAGTCGAACATCAGCCGTTCCCGAGCCACACGGCGCAGAACATGCTGCGCCGTGCCTGGACCGGCTACGTCGACACGCACGGAGGAGACGACAAGGCGCGCACGGAACGCGCCCTGATGATGCAGAAGTACCTGACCAACATTGCCGCGGACCGCGTTGCCGCCCACAGGAGTGGCACCTTCGACTTCATTCAGCTCCGCGTCGTCACACTGCCCATCGACGCGCCCGGCTCCGCCGCCGACAAGCGCCCGCCGACGCCGGTCGAGAACCGGCTCCTGCCCTGGTGGAAGGTGACCCGCCATGGAAAATGAGGCCCAGAGGACCGCGTCCGCCGGCGTCGGCCCGTGGCTCGCCGCCCGGATCACAACCGCATGGGACCTCCTGACCGGCCACCCGGTGTCTCTGTACGCCGCGTCGGTGCTGCGCATCGGCTACGGACTGCTCTACCTGCTCTTTCTGCTGCGAGAGTTCCCGCATCGTGCCGAGATCTGGGGTCCCGGGTCCGCGTGGACGCCCGCCTTGGCACGCCAACTCTTCGAGCAGACAGGCTGGTTCAGCATCCTGACCCTGTCCGACAGCCGCACCTACTTCGAGCTCTGCTACGTGCTGGCCCTCGTCACGTCCGCGCTGTTCATGCTGGGCTGGCGGACCCGCGTCCTGTCCGTCCTCTTCGCCTTCGTGGTGACCTCGTTCCATGCCCGGGCGATCTTCATGACGGACGGGGGTGACAACCTGATCCTGCTGATGGCCTTCTACCTGGCCCTGACGGCCTGCGGTCGGCGCTGGTCGCTGGACGCGCGCAGGAACAGGCTGAAGACGGTGCGCGCGGGGACCGCGCCGGAATCGGCGAGGAGTCCCTTCACGCCGCAACTCCGCGACGCCCGCACCACCTTGATCACGGTGGTGCACAACTGCGGCATGCTCCTCATCGCGGCACAGGTCTGCTTCCTCTACGGATCGGCCGGCCTGTACAAGGTCCAGGGACCTTCCTGGAGCAGCGGCACCGCGCTTCACTACGTCCTCAACCTCGAACTCTTCCGGCCCTGGCCCGCGCTCTCCCACTTCGTGGACGAGCACACACTCGCTGTCGCCATCGCCGGCTACATGACCGTGCTCTTGCAGGTGGCCTTCCCGTTCGTCCTCTTCGGCAGGCTCAAGTACCCCGTTCTCGCGCTGCTGTTGGGCATGCACATCGGCATCGCCGCACTCATGGGGCTGCCTCTGTTTTCCGGCGCGATGATCGTTGCGGACGCCGCGTTCCTTCCCGACCGCTTCTACACCTTCCTGTCCCACCTCTGCCGACGCGCGATGCGGCGGCCGGACGGACGGCATCCGGCACCCGGACGAGCGGCAGGAGCCGGAACGGTACCCGCGCAAGGCAGGCCCGGCGTGCTCGGCTCGAAGCATCGAGTCGTACTCCCCGAAGGGCGAACGGACGACATGCTCGCCACCGAGCCCGCGTCCCCCCAGGCGCCCCCGAAGAGCAGGTGAGTCGGCTGCCGACTCGTTTGCACTCTCGGCTCGGGAAACCTTCGCCCGTGCACAGCCTTACGGTGCAGTGGTCCCTTGCCTGACTCACTTGCCGGTTTCTGGGCCGTACCACTGGAGTGCCTGTCCGGTGACGGCGGCGATGAACTCGAAGTCCCGGTCGCGGTGCAGGAGGGTAAGTCCCTGCAGTTCCGCCGTGGCGGCCACGCATCAGGTCACCCCGGTCTCTCATCGTCTGCGCCCAGTCCTCCATCGCCGTTCGAGGTGGATTACCTCACCGTCGAACGCGCGAAAATCTATAGTGGCTGAAGTAGACATTGGGTGGTCCCATGGTTATGGTTTCTCTCGTAGCCCAGAGAGGCGGAAGGGCCCGGCAGACACGAACTGCCGGGCAGCATTACGCAGTTACGCAGTTGCAGTTCGCAGGACGGTGCGGTGGTGGAGTTCCGAAGCCAGGGTTGTCGCAGGACGGCGACGGGGCTGACGGCCGGACCGGGTGGCCCGCAGTGATCAGGGGCCGCCATGAGCAGTACCGCAGTGGCAGTACCCGTAAGTGAAAGTTCGCAGTACCCAGCAGTGAAGTCAGTGAGCAGCACCTCGGTGAAGGCGTCGGCTGCGGGCGCGCGCATCGGGAGGTTCGGCAGTGGGGTTCCAAGCCAGGGCAGACGCAGGACGGGCGACGGGGCTGGCTGCCGAAGAGTGGCGCTTCGCGAGGCCACCAGCGGTTCGCAGTATCAGCAGTGCAAGCAGTACGCAGTACCCGTTCGGCAAGTGATTGGTTCAGAGGGAAGAACGGAGGAGCCGAGCGCCATCAGGATCGCCCGGGCGGAGGTGTTGAGCC from the Streptomyces sp. NBC_00310 genome contains:
- a CDS encoding SpoIIE family protein phosphatase, with translation MALVVLLVAFAVFALVLQSQRHTNAEAKRRSIAVAQTFAHSPGVLSALEAPEPAKVLQPLTEAGRKSAGVDFVVVMDTKGIRYTHPLPDRIGKRFVGEIEPSLAGKVYTESVQGPLGDEVQATVPIRDTRGQVVALVSAGLKVKNVTSLVDRQIPIILTAGAGALGVATAATVLVGRRLRRQTHSLAPNEMSRMYEHHDAVLHSVREGVLIVSGEGRLLLANDEARRLLELAPDAEGKQVSRMPALEPEMASLLSSGREATDEVHLAGPRLLVVNQRPTDRGGGPRGTVVTLRDSTELRAVSGRAEITGERLKLLYDAGLGIGTTLDVIQTADELARIAVPRFADFVTVDLADAVLHGEEPAATAKGMRRVAVCGIRDDQPLYEKGRLIDFLPSTPQARGYGSGRSELVADLSTATGWHLQDPERTEQIVDFGIHSLIAAPIQARGVVLGMVNFWRSKEHDPFDQEELSLAEELVARAAVSIDNARRYTREHALAVTLQRSLLPRALPEQSALDVGYRYLPAQSGVSGDWFDVIPLPGSRVALVVGDVVGHGLHAAATMGRLRTAVHNFSTLDLPPDELLSHLDELVGRIDQDEACTDSPAAVVGATCLYAIYDPATCRCTMASAGHLAPALVQPDGKVIFPDLPPGPPLGLGGMPFQTAELDIAEGSQLVLYTDGLIEDRTRDLDEGMELLRKALTDHTDRAPEESCQAVLDALLPERPTDDVALLIARTHALPPDRIAEWDVPPDPAAVAGVRAAATGKLDEWGLSELGFSMELVLSELVTNAVRYGGEPIHLRLIYDRSLICEVADGSSTSPHLRYAATTDEGGRGLFLVSQLTERWGTRYTPQGKVIWAEQALPNA
- a CDS encoding helix-turn-helix transcriptional regulator: MDRKELAEFLRRRREALRPRDVGLVEGPRRRTRGLRREEVAQLAGMSTDYYARLEQRRAPQPSLQITTSLARALRLTPDERDHLFALIGHNAPARFQRSEHVSPALMRVLERLNDDTPALVLSDMADTLAMNPIAIALLGDQMRHTGLARSAYYRWFTDPAERLVYPEEDHPRHSRAQAARLRAALTAGSSDPRAARIVAELQEHSPEFAGLWELREVAQRYGDSKTIPDPDLGRIDVDAQVLFTENRAQTLVVMTARPGTESQGKLELLSVIGHQQLTP
- a CDS encoding SDR family oxidoreductase, producing the protein MKMTGNTILITGGTSGIGLGLALRLHEAGNKVIVAGRRKELLDEITAGNPGIEALFLDVADPASIAHAAETVAASHPELNVLVNNAGIMLPENLLDPASLPVAEDHVTVNLLGTIRMTYAFLPLLVGKADAAVLNVTSALAWVPLPITPTYNATKAALHSFSESLRVQLAGADAGVQVIEVAPPAVRTTLLGQQDSETSMPLDDFLSETLTLLREKPDAKENIVEQARFVRDAEANGTYDDVLAMLSKIG
- a CDS encoding carboxymuconolactone decarboxylase family protein — protein: MSTASDTPVLDTLAAMTVDSLERCGLPPDTLILTRIAALAASDAPPISYLAHIDPALRADLTAAQLQDVLVAVAPIVGTARVMTAAGNIAEAMGIAIAVADAEAEAKG
- a CDS encoding ice-binding family protein, coding for MKLKIPRAADRRSLSGVVTSALAATVAAVLVALMPTQALAIATPVPLATAASFSVLAGQGVTNTGPSLISHDLGTHPNPSITGFPPGQVLGAVHAADAVALQAKSDLVTAYNNAAGQATDFALASAIGSGQTLLPGVHTAVFGVGLTGDLILDAAGNPNAVWVFQIPEALTTASSSRVLLTNGASPCNVYWQIGSSATLGTNSTFVGTLMALTSISVTTGTNIEGRALARNGAVTLDNNRIFLGGCATSTTGGTTTGTTTGTTTGTTTGTTTGTTTGTIAGATTGGLLSGGLVTGGVLGGPILSPGASSGNVAGTTSGNTEGNTAGNTAGNTAGNTTSGNTSGNTAGNTSGGDGGGGHDNAPGRPDHDNAPGRPDHGGRPGGPDHGGRPGGPDHGGKPGGPDHGGKPDHGKPDHGKPDHGKQSAENYGYDEIPKGYEGDDHSKGYES
- a CDS encoding DUF5819 family protein, whose amino-acid sequence is MEEIQQSHSGPATQEIPDATAAPHKEPRGGARALKSGLRAALVLCLAASVVHVLLVFLHVAPANTVSKRYSPLINAWVYPFFEQNWRLFAPDPESVNRQILARTARAGSDGSVQVGPWFDLTAVDGSAVEHQPFPSHTAQNMLRRAWTGYVDTHGGDDKARTERALMMQKYLTNIAADRVAAHRSGTFDFIQLRVVTLPIDAPGSAADKRPPTPVENRLLPWWKVTRHGK
- a CDS encoding HTTM domain-containing protein yields the protein MENEAQRTASAGVGPWLAARITTAWDLLTGHPVSLYAASVLRIGYGLLYLLFLLREFPHRAEIWGPGSAWTPALARQLFEQTGWFSILTLSDSRTYFELCYVLALVTSALFMLGWRTRVLSVLFAFVVTSFHARAIFMTDGGDNLILLMAFYLALTACGRRWSLDARRNRLKTVRAGTAPESARSPFTPQLRDARTTLITVVHNCGMLLIAAQVCFLYGSAGLYKVQGPSWSSGTALHYVLNLELFRPWPALSHFVDEHTLAVAIAGYMTVLLQVAFPFVLFGRLKYPVLALLLGMHIGIAALMGLPLFSGAMIVADAAFLPDRFYTFLSHLCRRAMRRPDGRHPAPGRAAGAGTVPAQGRPGVLGSKHRVVLPEGRTDDMLATEPASPQAPPKSR